A genomic segment from Candidatus Binataceae bacterium encodes:
- a CDS encoding efflux RND transporter periplasmic adaptor subunit translates to MPTRPPVRVSVSLPVEREVIRWNQYSGYLSSPQTADVKARVSGLIVQAPFREGTLVHQGDLLFRIDPRPFQADLDNKQAAVAQAKAAVGYAKLQYQRYSALVNSHVVSAENYDNAKATYLQAQAALEAAQAALESSRLNLQWTEVRAPIAGRISRINVTVGNLVNGGSAQATTLTTIVSIDPIYCYLNVPEGDALRYQEIALEEKHANVAQAKEPCDLQLENESGFPHHGLIDFIDNQVDVSTGTVQLRCVLANPTGLLIPGLFALAHIPASGRYRALLIPDAAVNTDQNERYLLIVGRDNIVERRPVTLGALFGDLRAITQGLKPGERVIVEGMQFASAGSKVIPHQVPIPAQALALVEREARLPQTQFDPPVSRQSGALP, encoded by the coding sequence ATGCCAACGCGACCGCCGGTGAGGGTCAGCGTAAGCCTTCCGGTGGAACGTGAGGTAATCCGCTGGAACCAGTACAGCGGCTATCTCTCCTCCCCACAAACTGCCGACGTCAAGGCGCGGGTGAGCGGGCTCATCGTGCAGGCGCCCTTTCGCGAGGGTACGCTGGTGCATCAGGGCGATCTGCTCTTCAGGATCGATCCACGCCCATTTCAGGCCGACCTCGACAACAAACAGGCCGCAGTGGCGCAAGCCAAGGCGGCGGTGGGCTACGCTAAGCTTCAGTACCAGCGCTATTCGGCGCTGGTTAATTCGCACGTGGTGTCGGCGGAGAATTACGACAACGCCAAGGCGACCTATCTGCAGGCACAGGCCGCGCTGGAAGCGGCCCAAGCGGCGCTGGAGAGTTCGCGTCTGAATCTGCAATGGACGGAGGTACGGGCCCCAATTGCCGGCCGCATCAGCCGAATTAACGTAACCGTGGGCAACCTGGTCAACGGCGGCTCGGCCCAGGCCACTACCCTTACCACCATCGTTTCGATCGACCCAATCTACTGCTACCTCAATGTGCCCGAGGGGGATGCGCTGCGCTACCAGGAGATAGCCTTGGAAGAGAAGCACGCTAACGTGGCCCAGGCCAAGGAGCCGTGCGACTTACAACTGGAAAACGAGAGCGGCTTTCCTCATCATGGGCTGATCGATTTCATTGACAACCAGGTCGATGTCAGCACAGGCACGGTGCAATTGCGCTGCGTACTGGCTAATCCCACCGGGTTGTTGATTCCGGGCCTGTTCGCCTTGGCTCATATTCCGGCCAGCGGCCGCTACCGGGCGCTGTTGATACCCGATGCCGCAGTTAACACCGACCAGAACGAGCGCTACCTGCTGATCGTGGGGAGGGACAATATCGTAGAGCGCCGACCGGTCACGTTGGGCGCACTCTTCGGCGATCTGCGCGCGATTACTCAGGGGCTTAAGCCCGGCGAGCGGGTAATCGTAGAGGGGATGCAGTTCGCGAGTGCGGGTAGCAAGGTAATTCCACACCAAGTCCCGATTCCAGCGCAGGCACTGGCCCTCGTTGAACGAGAGGCGCGCCTGCCGCAAACCCAGTTCGATCCCCCAGTGAGCCGGCAAAGCGGAGCGCTACCGTGA
- a CDS encoding TetR family transcriptional regulator, translating to MGRIAAARHEEHAQARRAAILDAALRVFAELGFSAARMEQVAAAAGVSKAALYLYFPSKDALLQAVLDRYALLPEMPAMVAALEQTPPALGIPKLISQAWPLLRQRRGLAQVIVHEIQSHPGRARLFAERVGLPAYQALAAYLERWMERGQLRRQHALAAAQCLFGMLWFFLLTQELTGGKELYPLSDQTVVSTVSRMFLEGATQPLQAAARPATAGSKRAGLNNRHS from the coding sequence ATGGGTAGGATCGCCGCCGCCAGACACGAAGAACATGCGCAGGCTCGCCGCGCGGCGATTCTAGACGCTGCATTGCGCGTCTTCGCCGAGCTCGGATTCAGCGCGGCCCGGATGGAACAGGTCGCCGCCGCAGCCGGAGTCTCCAAAGCTGCATTGTATCTATACTTCCCTTCTAAAGACGCCTTGCTGCAAGCCGTCCTGGACCGTTACGCATTACTCCCCGAGATGCCCGCGATGGTGGCCGCGCTGGAACAGACGCCACCAGCACTTGGCATTCCCAAGCTGATTTCTCAAGCCTGGCCGCTGCTGCGCCAACGCAGAGGGCTAGCACAGGTAATCGTCCATGAAATCCAGAGCCATCCCGGACGCGCGCGGCTGTTCGCCGAACGGGTGGGGCTACCCGCTTATCAAGCTCTGGCAGCCTACTTGGAGCGCTGGATGGAGCGCGGGCAGTTGCGGCGCCAGCACGCACTGGCCGCCGCGCAATGCCTGTTCGGCATGCTCTGGTTTTTTCTTTTGACCCAGGAATTGACCGGCGGCAAGGAGTTATACCCGCTTTCGGACCAGACCGTGGTCAGCACGGTAAGCCGGATGTTTTTGGAAGGGGCCACGCAGCCCTTGCAAGCGGCCGCGCGGCCAGCGACCGCAGGAAGCAAACGCGCCGGCCTGAACAACCGCCATTCTTAG